In Ovis canadensis isolate MfBH-ARS-UI-01 breed Bighorn chromosome 3, ARS-UI_OviCan_v2, whole genome shotgun sequence, one DNA window encodes the following:
- the SOCS5 gene encoding suppressor of cytokine signaling 5, producing MDKVGKMWNNFKYRCQNLFSHEGGNRSENVDMNSNRCLSVKEKTISLGDSAPQQQSSPLRENVALQLGLSPSKNSSRRNQNCAAEIPQIVEISIEKDNDACVTPGTRLARRDSYSRHAPWGGKKKHSCSTKTQSSLDTDKKFGRTRNGLQRRERRYGVSSVHDMDSVSSRTVGSRSLRQRLQDTVGLCFPMRTYSKQSKPLFSNKRKIHLSELMLEKCPFPAGSDLAQKWHLIKQHTAPVSPHSTFFDTFDPSLLSTEDEEDRLRERRRLSIEEGVDPPPNAQIHTFEATAQVNPLYKLGPKLAPGMTEVNGDSSAIPQANCDSEEDTTTLCLQSRRQKQRQVSGDSHAHVSRQGAWKVHTQIDYIHCLVPDLLQITGNPCYWGVMDRYEAEALLEGKPEGTFLLRDSAQEDYLFSVSFRRYNRSLHARIEQWNHNFSFDAHDPCVFHSSTVTGLLEHYKDPSSCMFFEPLLTISLNRTFPFSLQYICRAVICRCTTYDGIDGLPLPSMLQDFLKEYHYKQKVRVRWLEREPVKAK from the coding sequence ATGGATAaagtggggaaaatgtggaataaCTTCAAGTACAGATGTCAGAATCTCTTCAGTCACGAGGGCGGAAACCGTAGTGAAAATGTGGACATGAACTCCAACAGATGTTTGTCTGTCAAAGAGAAAACCATCAGTTTAGGAGACTCAGCTCCTCAGCAGCAAAGCAGTCCCTTAAGAGAAAACGTTGCCTTACAACTAGGGTTAAGCCCTTCAAAGAATTCTTCAAGGAGAAACCAGAACTGTGCCGCTGAAATTCCTCAGATTGTTGAAATAAGCATTGAAAAGGATAATGACGCATGTGTCACCCCAGGAACAAGACTTGCAAGAAGAGATTCCTACTCTCGACATGCTCCTTGGGGTGGGAAGAAGAAACATTCCTGTTCTACAAAGACACAGAGTTCCCTGGATACGGATAAAAAGTTTGGTAGAACTCGAAATGGACTTCAAAGGAGAGAGCGGCGGTACGGCGTCAGCTCCGTGCACGACATGGACAGCGTGTCCAGCAGGACTGTAGGAAGTCGCTCTCTGAGACAGAGGTTGCAGGATACTGTGGGCTTGTGTTTTCCCATGAGAACTTACAGCAAGCAGTCAAAGCCCCTATtttctaataaaagaaaaatacatctttCTGAATTAATGCTTGAGAAATGCCcttttcctgctggctcagatttGGCCCAAAAATGGCATTTGATTAAGCAGCATACGGCCCCTGTGAGCCCACATTCAACATTTTTTGATACATTTGACCCATCCTTGCTTTCTACAGAAGATGAAGAAGATCGGCTTCGAGAGAGAAGGCGGCTTAGTATTGAAGAAGGGGTAGACCCCCCTCCCAACGCACAAATACATACATTCGAAGCCACTGCACAGGTTAACCCGTTATATAAACTGGGACCAAAGTTAGCTCCTGGAATGACTGAAGTAAATGGGGACAGTTCTGCAATTCCACAGGCTAATTGTGACTCAGAAGAGGACACAACCACGCTGTGTTTGCAGTCACGGAGGCAGAAGCAACGTCAGGTATCTGGAGACAGCCATGCCCACGTTAGCAGACAGGGAGCCTGGAAAGTCCACACGCAGATCGATTACATACACTGCCTCGTGCCGGACTTGCTCCAGATCACAGGTAATCCCTGTTACTGGGGAGTGATGGACCGCTACGAAGCAGAAGCCCTTCTGGAAGGGAAACCTGAAGGGACATTTTTGCTCAGGGACTCTGCACAAGAGGACTACCTCTTCTCTGTGAGCTTCCGTCGCTACAACAGGTCCCTGCATGCCCGAATTGAACAGTGGAATCACAACTTTAGTTTCGATGCCCATGACCCATGTGTGTTTCACTCCTCCACTGTAACAGGACTTTTGGAACATTACAAAGACCCCAGCTCTTGCATGTTTTTTGAACCATTGCTTACAATATCACTCAACAGGACTTTCCCTTTCAGCCTGCAGTACATCTGCCGTGCAGTCATCTGCAGATGCACGACGTATGACGGAATTGATGGGCTCCCTTTACCATCGATGttacaggattttttaaaagagtatcaTTATAAACAGAAAGTTAGAGTTCGCTGGCTAGAACGAGAACCAGTCAAAGCAAAGTAA